From a region of the Pukyongiella litopenaei genome:
- a CDS encoding TonB-dependent receptor — protein sequence MTNRPGLLGLAAMLGSVSTIAMAQGTNETFDLDPIHIQGEKLNRALADAPSSVTVLDGEEVENGANDDLDDLLNNQANVLADEGYQPPAIRGIDGGVGPGVALSAGSQPRIPILVDGVPLPSGDSSNISRTTVWDLDTIEVMRGPQAINTGRNALGGAIRLFTKDPVFEREAALRFRYNDEGDAGVDFMFNTPLLEDQLAFRLAGEWTNGKSYINNFPNPLPNGVNPNDEDIGRLRAKLLYEPESVPGLSVLFLAERNRSEGPVEGIYYGNIDDLTLNSPRGFSSLSYVENVEHDVLSLQAEYEISRNFTAVTRLSRTNNDLDLLDSGEPVPVGGNYFQKELTEVEAYVQFQDLGIASTGVFGVIHSDESEFTSNDSSLIGFNADGRYKNTAIYGEVELDAAGMLPGLAVILGGRLEKNRYDRDVVSTGGTPIGSNKIDETVFLPKFGLRYDLSDASTIGYVYSEGYRIGGIDADLLAPFFSQPFSVTAFDPERMKNHEIYAKTTTADGALDITASAFFYKLENAQVVGAAAYSGSGFAAVGNVPEAEGYGAEISTIYRATDRLTFNANLGLLHTEITEVGIGQSAMLGQTLPRAPETTASLGVSYAHGNGFTASAHARFVSGLKTVLSAPEMDSYSVVDLAMGYETEWNDNTIRFDAYVNNLFDERYQTYSYNSIYAVGAPRTIGASITYKF from the coding sequence ATGACGAACAGACCAGGATTACTGGGCTTGGCGGCGATGCTTGGTTCGGTATCGACCATTGCCATGGCGCAAGGCACCAACGAGACCTTTGATCTCGACCCGATCCACATTCAAGGTGAGAAACTCAACCGCGCCTTGGCAGATGCCCCATCCTCCGTCACGGTGTTGGACGGCGAAGAGGTCGAAAACGGGGCAAATGACGACCTGGATGACCTGCTGAACAACCAGGCGAACGTGCTGGCAGACGAAGGGTATCAGCCCCCGGCCATCCGAGGTATCGACGGGGGAGTCGGTCCGGGGGTCGCACTTTCCGCAGGATCGCAACCCCGTATTCCAATCCTTGTCGATGGCGTTCCGCTTCCTTCGGGGGATTCTTCGAATATCTCAAGAACCACGGTTTGGGATCTCGACACGATTGAGGTGATGCGGGGACCGCAGGCCATCAACACCGGGCGCAACGCCCTGGGTGGAGCAATTCGCCTGTTTACCAAGGATCCGGTATTCGAAAGGGAAGCGGCCCTGCGATTCCGCTACAATGATGAAGGTGATGCTGGCGTTGACTTCATGTTCAATACGCCGCTGCTGGAGGATCAGCTGGCATTCCGTCTTGCGGGTGAATGGACGAATGGAAAATCCTACATCAACAACTTCCCCAATCCCTTGCCAAATGGCGTCAATCCCAATGACGAGGACATTGGCCGCCTCAGGGCCAAGCTGCTGTACGAACCCGAGTCCGTTCCCGGCCTGAGCGTTCTTTTCCTCGCCGAGCGAAATCGGAGCGAGGGCCCGGTTGAAGGTATCTACTATGGCAATATCGACGATCTTACTCTGAACAGCCCGCGTGGTTTTTCTTCGCTCAGCTATGTCGAAAATGTCGAACATGACGTTTTGTCTTTGCAGGCGGAATACGAAATCAGCAGAAACTTCACGGCCGTCACCCGGCTTTCCAGAACCAACAACGATCTCGACCTGCTCGATAGTGGAGAACCTGTTCCAGTTGGTGGAAACTACTTCCAGAAGGAACTGACGGAGGTCGAGGCCTACGTTCAGTTTCAGGATCTGGGCATCGCTTCGACAGGCGTATTTGGAGTAATCCATTCCGACGAGAGTGAATTCACGAGCAACGACAGTTCCTTGATCGGATTTAACGCCGACGGTCGCTACAAGAACACCGCGATCTATGGTGAGGTCGAACTGGATGCTGCTGGCATGCTGCCAGGGCTTGCCGTGATATTGGGGGGGCGCCTCGAGAAAAACCGATACGACCGCGATGTCGTATCGACGGGCGGGACGCCGATCGGCTCGAACAAGATCGATGAAACCGTGTTTCTTCCAAAATTCGGCCTGCGCTATGACCTGAGTGACGCCAGCACGATCGGCTATGTGTATTCCGAGGGGTATCGTATCGGGGGCATTGACGCTGACCTCCTCGCTCCGTTCTTCTCGCAACCGTTTTCTGTAACCGCCTTTGATCCCGAAAGGATGAAAAACCACGAGATCTACGCCAAGACGACAACCGCCGATGGTGCCCTTGATATCACGGCATCTGCTTTCTTCTATAAGCTTGAAAATGCGCAGGTTGTCGGGGCAGCGGCCTATTCGGGAAGCGGGTTTGCCGCCGTGGGAAATGTCCCCGAAGCGGAAGGATACGGTGCGGAAATTTCGACCATCTATCGCGCCACTGACCGTTTGACCTTCAACGCCAATCTGGGTCTTCTGCATACAGAGATCACCGAGGTCGGCATCGGTCAATCTGCGATGCTCGGGCAGACGCTCCCCCGGGCACCTGAAACAACGGCCTCCCTGGGTGTCAGTTATGCCCACGGAAACGGGTTCACCGCCTCTGCGCATGCGCGTTTCGTATCGGGGCTGAAAACGGTTCTCTCCGCACCCGAGATGGACAGCTACTCGGTTGTTGATCTGGCTATGGGTTACGAAACCGAATGGAATGACAACACCATTCGCTTTGATGCCTATGTCAACAATCTGTTCGACGAACGCTACCAGACCTACAGCTATAACTCGATCTATGCCGTAGGTGCACCACGCACGATCGGGGCTTCGATCACTTACAAGTTCTGA
- a CDS encoding ABC transporter ATP-binding protein encodes MSDSTNNVQLGPVAKRLVGLMARYRGLMLLSIFTGSAASVLSLSPYLATGFAVFALLQNPVSWTVILWCGLAGMLGVAGEKALFGFSTYLSHKVAFATQRDLRLELAEKLERVPLGFMDDHSKGEIRNTMVDEIELLEDGMAHLVPEVSAAIIAPILSLLLIAVIDWRLAILMVLPTLLGVLIMGRLMKNGEGPTRDYMDIQARMATVSTEMADSIATVRAFNQEAQAMGRARDVFAQMRVFSGNWVNFAVIPGTAAQVLLTSHLMFLGSVGLLMAAAGWVEVSIYAGCVAVAFGFGDLFGSIQGISHRLMRQHELLERIDHLRNARELPTQSEPAPIADASIALEDVSFFYGDREVLSGLTFEVSEGRCLALVGPSGGGKSTVARLIGRFQDVAAGTVRIGGQDVRDVAPQDLHRHIAHVFQDVFLFHGTLADNIRLGRPEASDADVEAAARAARAHDFISTLPEGYDTMLGEGGLGLSGGERQRISIARAVLKDAPILLLDEATAFADPENEALIQDAIAELARGRTVVVIAHRLHTIANVDEILVLDEGRIVERGTHADLVAADGPFASMWAAYEEARGFRHNASEDA; translated from the coding sequence GTGAGCGACAGTACAAACAACGTTCAGCTAGGGCCCGTGGCGAAGCGACTAGTCGGTCTGATGGCGCGTTACCGAGGGCTGATGCTTCTGTCGATTTTCACCGGATCCGCCGCGTCGGTCCTGTCGCTCAGTCCATATCTGGCCACCGGATTTGCCGTGTTTGCGCTGCTGCAGAACCCGGTTTCCTGGACGGTAATTCTCTGGTGCGGGCTGGCAGGTATGCTGGGTGTCGCCGGGGAAAAGGCACTTTTTGGATTTTCCACATACCTGTCTCACAAGGTCGCTTTTGCCACTCAGAGGGATCTTCGGCTCGAACTGGCTGAAAAGCTGGAGCGCGTACCACTGGGTTTCATGGACGACCATTCCAAAGGCGAAATTCGCAACACGATGGTCGATGAGATCGAGCTGCTCGAGGATGGCATGGCCCATCTTGTCCCCGAAGTCAGCGCCGCCATCATTGCCCCGATCCTCAGCTTGCTGCTGATAGCGGTGATCGACTGGCGACTGGCGATCCTGATGGTCCTGCCGACGCTTCTGGGTGTCCTGATAATGGGTCGACTGATGAAGAACGGAGAGGGGCCGACCCGAGACTACATGGATATTCAGGCCCGCATGGCAACGGTTTCGACCGAAATGGCGGACAGCATTGCCACGGTGCGAGCCTTCAATCAGGAGGCCCAGGCTATGGGGCGGGCCCGAGATGTATTTGCCCAGATGCGTGTCTTCTCCGGCAACTGGGTGAATTTCGCCGTCATCCCAGGAACGGCTGCACAGGTATTGCTGACCAGTCACCTGATGTTCCTCGGTTCGGTGGGGCTCTTGATGGCGGCGGCAGGCTGGGTCGAGGTGAGCATCTATGCGGGTTGTGTTGCCGTGGCATTTGGTTTTGGCGATCTGTTCGGTTCGATTCAGGGGATCAGTCATCGCCTGATGCGGCAGCACGAACTGCTGGAACGGATTGACCATCTACGGAACGCCAGGGAACTGCCGACGCAGTCCGAACCAGCGCCCATTGCCGATGCATCGATCGCTCTTGAGGATGTTTCGTTCTTCTATGGTGACCGCGAAGTTCTGAGCGGCCTGACTTTCGAAGTATCCGAAGGCCGCTGTCTGGCCCTGGTCGGACCTTCTGGTGGTGGTAAGAGCACAGTGGCGCGCTTGATCGGGCGATTTCAGGATGTGGCCGCCGGCACGGTCCGCATTGGTGGTCAGGATGTGCGCGATGTCGCGCCGCAAGACCTGCATCGTCACATTGCCCATGTCTTTCAGGATGTGTTCCTGTTCCACGGAACACTGGCCGACAACATCCGGCTGGGGCGTCCCGAGGCGAGCGATGCGGATGTCGAAGCCGCTGCCCGTGCCGCCCGCGCCCACGATTTCATCTCAACCCTGCCGGAAGGCTATGACACGATGCTGGGCGAAGGGGGGCTTGGCCTGTCGGGGGGCGAACGACAGCGGATTTCAATTGCCCGGGCCGTCCTGAAGGATGCGCCGATTCTGCTGCTGGACGAAGCCACCGCCTTTGCCGATCCCGAGAACGAGGCGCTTATCCAGGACGCGATTGCCGAACTTGCACGGGGGCGCACGGTGGTCGTCATCGCGCATCGTTTGCACACCATTGCAAATGTGGATGAGATTCTGGTGTTGGACGAAGGGCGGATCGTTGAACGTGGCACTCATGCCGATCTGGTCGCGGCTGACGGGCCGTTTGCGAGCATGTGGGCTGCCTATGAAGAGGCGCGCGGCTTTCGCCACAACGCATCAGAGGACGCATGA
- a CDS encoding ABC transporter ATP-binding protein, with the protein MIEFFRFLWPYLAHQQGRYLRALVLTFFEAVLATIPPLSVGLGLVILIRGSADIRDVAPYAAICFLSVILRTFVIQHAWRRGIFAGDHAAEALRNRIVEHMRNVPLGVLSGRWSPARLATLIVEDGRWFNETAVFFLIRIFQGVVATVVLALMAAWFAPVALIVLIVVTAASLLVIRVVKPIGKRVIRSRNDLLGQALLRVGEFADGIAVFRAYGQSGNARKNLRATVANLHDVALDGAPALIFLQQIGTAFVSFAGPLAVTVIAVLQLRGVTEFAAGAVTPALLLTLAAATTFIAGILRTLLPLELGNRARINISEFLSTPELPGDRSDFGQKLDIAFKDVSFSYGPGKEATISNLSFQADPGSVTAIVGPSGAGKSTLVSLLLRFHERTGGAIKLAGIDISQADPAAIQARMSLVSQDVHLFRDTLRTNLLLGDPDASEARLSEVIGAARLTELVKALPDGLDTMLGDTGRTLSGGERQRVAIARALLKDAPILILDEATSALDPITERAIQDALAALEAGRSVIIIAHRLHTVVDADQILVVDNGQIVERGTHDTLLENGGLYGRLWAAQEKATGWRLR; encoded by the coding sequence ATGATAGAGTTCTTCCGCTTCCTATGGCCTTACCTCGCCCACCAACAGGGGCGGTATCTCAGGGCCCTTGTCCTGACCTTTTTCGAAGCAGTTCTGGCAACGATCCCACCGCTGTCTGTAGGCCTTGGTCTGGTCATCTTGATCCGGGGATCCGCAGATATCCGGGATGTGGCTCCATACGCGGCCATCTGTTTTCTATCCGTAATCCTGCGCACATTCGTCATTCAACATGCCTGGCGTCGTGGAATTTTTGCGGGCGATCATGCTGCCGAGGCACTACGAAACCGTATCGTCGAGCATATGCGTAACGTGCCTTTGGGTGTGTTGTCCGGCCGCTGGTCACCCGCGCGGCTGGCAACGCTGATTGTCGAGGATGGTCGATGGTTCAATGAAACCGCCGTATTCTTTCTTATCCGGATTTTTCAGGGCGTCGTTGCCACTGTGGTATTGGCGCTTATGGCCGCATGGTTTGCGCCCGTGGCGTTGATCGTTCTGATCGTTGTGACCGCCGCTTCGCTTCTGGTCATACGCGTGGTCAAGCCTATTGGCAAACGGGTCATCCGGTCGCGCAACGACCTGCTCGGGCAGGCCTTGCTGCGGGTGGGCGAATTTGCCGACGGCATCGCAGTTTTCCGGGCCTATGGACAAAGCGGCAATGCCCGGAAGAACCTTCGTGCCACGGTAGCGAACCTTCACGATGTCGCGCTGGACGGCGCGCCGGCGTTGATTTTCCTGCAACAGATCGGCACCGCGTTCGTCAGCTTTGCAGGACCACTCGCAGTAACAGTTATCGCGGTGCTGCAGCTAAGGGGCGTGACCGAATTTGCTGCGGGGGCGGTGACACCCGCCCTTCTACTGACACTGGCCGCCGCAACGACGTTCATCGCGGGTATCCTGCGCACGCTGCTGCCGCTTGAGCTGGGCAATCGGGCGCGGATCAATATCTCCGAATTCCTGTCCACACCCGAGTTGCCCGGCGACCGCAGCGACTTTGGTCAGAAACTCGACATCGCTTTCAAGGATGTCTCGTTCAGCTATGGACCGGGAAAGGAAGCTACGATCTCAAACCTCAGCTTCCAGGCTGATCCGGGCAGCGTCACCGCGATTGTCGGCCCCAGCGGTGCGGGCAAGTCCACGCTTGTCTCTCTGCTTCTGCGTTTTCATGAGCGGACGGGCGGGGCAATCAAGCTTGCCGGCATTGACATATCCCAGGCCGACCCGGCGGCGATACAGGCTCGTATGTCCCTGGTCAGCCAGGATGTGCATCTGTTCCGCGACACGCTGCGCACCAATCTTCTTCTGGGCGACCCTGACGCGTCGGAGGCCCGGCTGTCGGAGGTGATCGGGGCGGCACGTCTGACCGAGCTGGTCAAGGCCTTGCCCGACGGACTCGACACGATGCTGGGCGACACGGGCCGCACCCTGTCAGGCGGGGAACGGCAACGGGTGGCCATAGCCCGCGCGCTTTTGAAGGACGCCCCGATCCTCATTCTGGACGAGGCCACATCGGCTCTGGATCCGATTACGGAACGTGCCATTCAGGATGCGTTGGCCGCACTTGAGGCCGGCCGAAGCGTCATAATCATCGCGCACAGACTGCACACGGTTGTGGATGCCGATCAGATCCTGGTGGTCGATAACGGGCAGATCGTCGAACGTGGCACCCATGACACGCTGCTGGAAAACGGCGGACTTTATGGGCGGCTCTGGGCCGCGCAAGAAAAGGCAACGGGATGGAGGCTGAGATGA